One region of Carassius carassius chromosome 41, fCarCar2.1, whole genome shotgun sequence genomic DNA includes:
- the LOC132122705 gene encoding coiled-coil domain-containing protein 92-like: MENTGLQGVSLEQQVDSVERSIVFLRHEQLSLLHGLHLEILSLQKRCTELTQELNMKPPGRREAEVKEEEEQLEARCREVEEHLQEQQEIQSDLRWELSQKSVIVGSLRASLKEKERRFLEELKNRSHRTTVLNTELQKQTEVAAYLSFQLHSAKQKLHQQRQHRRPAQSGVDKPIIHPSPQASASSQTTIKPKRRSSSRPSSNFHTERARECVPRERVMGPEEPMAMPDPALFFYPYRHRSRLRPPHRHALQEAEGEESEELDQGASVSRLATTVAKATATTASTTENNSE; the protein is encoded by the exons ATGGAAAATACG GGCTTACAGGGGGTCTCGCTGGAGCAGCAGGTGGACAGTGTGGAGAGGAGCATTGTGTTCCTTAGACACGAGCAACTGTCTCTGCTGCATGGACTACATCTGGAGATCCTGTCCCTCCAGAAACGCTGTACAG AACTTACACAGGAACTCAACATGAAGCCCCCAGGCCGGAGGGAAGCAG AGGTgaaggaggaagaggagcagcTGGAAGCCCGCTGTCGGGAGGTCGAGGAGCATCTGCAGGAGCAGCAGGAGATCCAGAGTGATCTGCGATGGGAGCTGAGTCAGAAGTCTGTCATAGTGGGTTCTCTCCGCGCCAGTCTGAAGGAAAAGGAGCGCCGTTTCCTGGAGGAATTAAAAAACCGCAGCCACAGGACCACTGTGCTCAACACCGAGCTGCAGAAGCAGACAGAGGTGGCTGCATACCTGTCCTTCCAGCTGCATTCAGCCAAGCAGAAACTTCATCAGCAGAGGCAGCACAGGAGGCCGGCCCAGTCTGGTGTGGACAAGCCTATCATCCACCCTTCGCCTCAGGCCAGTGCCAGTAGCCAGACCACCATCAAACCCAAACGGCGGAGCTCAAGCCGGCCTTCCTCAAACTTCCACACCGAACGTGCCAGGGAGTGCGTGCCCCGCGAGAGGGTGATGGGCCCCGAGGAGCCTATGGCCATGCCTGACCCTGCCCTCTTCTTCTACCCCTACAGACACAGATCCCGGCTCCGCCCACCACACAGACATGCCCTGCAGGAGGCAGAGGGGGAGGAGTCAGAAGAGCTAGATCAGGGAGCTTCTGTAAGCAGACTGGCAACAACAGTAGCTAAAGCCACTGCGACCACTGCATCCACCACAGAGAACAACTCTGAATGA